A section of the Halopiger aswanensis genome encodes:
- a CDS encoding Hsp20/alpha crystallin family protein translates to MVRASAPSTWMQGLEMPSRLFGDAGGTDYELYEEDDEFVLTIDMPGFETDEIELAWDDGVLNVAAEHVDDDRGRKKTYHRRFRFPKTVDDESISAAYTNGVLEVRLPTADATTRGKEIPLEGDS, encoded by the coding sequence ATGGTGCGAGCGAGCGCGCCCAGCACCTGGATGCAAGGCCTCGAGATGCCGTCCCGGTTGTTCGGCGACGCCGGCGGTACCGACTACGAACTGTACGAGGAGGACGACGAGTTCGTCCTCACGATCGACATGCCCGGCTTCGAGACCGACGAGATCGAACTGGCGTGGGACGACGGCGTTCTGAACGTGGCCGCCGAGCACGTCGACGACGACCGCGGCCGCAAGAAGACCTACCACCGTCGGTTCCGCTTCCCCAAGACCGTCGACGACGAGTCGATCAGCGCCGCGTACACCAACGGCGTCCTCGAGGTCCGCCTGCCAACGGCGGACGCGACCACCCGCGGCAAGGAAATCCCGCTCGAGGGCGATAGCTAA
- a CDS encoding sodium-dependent transporter, with amino-acid sequence MVRESWTSRTGFILAAVGSAVGLGNLWRFPWMTAENGGSAFLLLYLLIVLGVGVPGLLAAFVIGRRSNRNPVGAFKSLAGSRVWTALGALCVLTSVILMSFYSVVGGWILRYFLESATGAYFAAPETHFASISYGAEAFGYQLAVLAATSLIVAAGIRRGIEATTKVMMPGIVVLLIGLAVWAARQPGAAQGYEFYLRFDGTYLAENFLSILGSAAGQALFTLSIGSGTMITYASYIDDDRSLPLDASAIAVFNLSIGILAGLVVFPLLFSFASGPTEGGPGALFVGIAGAFASLPGGRLLGVVFFLVVLLAALTSLISMLEIPVSFLVDEFDLERSTATWGLFALVAVTGGVNAFSPAVFTLFADHLVDLLLVLGLTGFMVYTAWTLGPAAIKEYLKGAGPVSRPLVVPWRYAIGTVFPAFLLFTFYADVAAIVGLEAGRGLLVVAALLTLLLLVGVARRSVSETRPQLNESAD; translated from the coding sequence ATGGTACGTGAAAGTTGGACGAGTCGGACCGGATTCATCCTGGCCGCGGTCGGAAGCGCCGTCGGCCTAGGGAATCTCTGGCGGTTCCCGTGGATGACCGCAGAGAACGGCGGCAGCGCCTTTCTACTATTGTATTTGCTCATCGTCCTCGGCGTTGGGGTGCCGGGGTTGCTGGCTGCGTTCGTGATCGGGCGACGGTCGAACCGGAACCCGGTCGGGGCGTTCAAATCGCTCGCCGGATCGCGCGTCTGGACGGCGCTGGGCGCGCTCTGTGTCCTCACCTCGGTCATCCTGATGTCGTTCTACAGCGTCGTCGGCGGGTGGATCCTTCGATACTTCCTCGAGAGTGCGACGGGTGCCTACTTCGCGGCTCCCGAAACCCACTTCGCGTCGATCAGCTACGGTGCCGAAGCGTTCGGGTACCAACTCGCCGTCCTCGCGGCCACATCCCTGATCGTCGCTGCCGGGATCAGACGCGGCATCGAGGCGACGACGAAGGTAATGATGCCCGGCATCGTCGTGTTGCTCATCGGGCTCGCGGTCTGGGCGGCTCGACAGCCCGGCGCCGCGCAGGGGTACGAGTTCTACCTCAGATTCGACGGGACCTACCTCGCGGAGAACTTCCTGTCGATACTCGGGTCGGCCGCCGGCCAGGCGCTGTTTACCCTCTCGATCGGCAGCGGGACGATGATCACGTACGCCTCGTACATCGACGACGACCGGTCGCTGCCCCTCGACGCTTCGGCCATCGCCGTGTTCAATCTCAGCATCGGCATCTTGGCCGGCCTCGTAGTGTTCCCGCTGCTGTTCTCGTTCGCGTCGGGACCGACCGAGGGCGGCCCCGGCGCCCTGTTCGTCGGCATCGCCGGCGCGTTCGCCAGCCTGCCCGGTGGCCGACTCCTCGGCGTCGTCTTCTTCCTCGTCGTTCTCCTCGCCGCCCTCACGAGTCTGATCAGCATGCTCGAGATTCCGGTTTCGTTCTTGGTCGACGAGTTCGACCTTGAGCGGTCGACGGCGACCTGGGGACTATTCGCGCTGGTCGCCGTTACCGGCGGCGTGAACGCGTTCAGCCCCGCGGTGTTTACGCTGTTCGCGGACCATCTCGTCGATCTACTGTTGGTGCTCGGCCTGACCGGGTTCATGGTGTACACGGCCTGGACACTCGGTCCGGCCGCGATCAAGGAGTACCTCAAAGGCGCGGGACCGGTCTCGCGCCCGCTGGTCGTCCCGTGGCGATACGCGATCGGGACCGTCTTTCCGGCGTTTCTCCTCTTTACGTTCTACGCCGACGTCGCGGCTATCGTCGGACTCGAAGCAGGAAGAGGGTTGTTGGTGGTCGCGGCGCTGCTAACGTTGCTGCTGCTCGTCGGTGTGGCCCGCCGCTCCGTCTCCGAAACCCGGCCGCAACTGAACGAGAGCGCGGACTAA
- a CDS encoding ABC transporter substrate-binding protein — protein MSETPNTGPTRRKLLSIGAGAALTTGLAGCASTETTDDASGEHTVTMEPMGEVTFDSVPETWMAYFSTYGDMGIALGQLEGLQGLIYTENWPLEFYETLPGVDVSFDDVPQLTGSNGIDKEIFYEMDCDVHLMDPNFVARLDDNWDDDDFEEIETNIGPIVGNSIRRRDEDWHDYRYYDLYEAFEIIATLFDERERYEELEAIHDEFQSTLEADLPPEDERPEIGLVSINSDFETGSFYVYPLEKGNGRKQYQDLGVHDAIGPHLDASYGEWDYEQLLEVDPDALVFSYGFSHATTEQFEERMDQMRDDPTGSELAAVRNDRLYRGGTAYQGPIINLHQTEIAAKQFYPDVFGAWNGLETLENADEQLVDHQRIADVVTGEF, from the coding sequence ATGTCAGAGACACCGAACACTGGACCGACGCGACGAAAGCTGCTTTCGATCGGCGCCGGCGCCGCCCTGACGACGGGGCTGGCGGGCTGTGCCAGTACCGAAACGACCGACGATGCGAGCGGCGAGCACACCGTGACGATGGAGCCGATGGGCGAGGTCACCTTCGACTCGGTCCCCGAGACGTGGATGGCCTACTTTAGTACCTACGGCGACATGGGGATCGCGCTCGGTCAACTCGAGGGACTTCAGGGACTGATCTACACCGAGAACTGGCCGCTCGAGTTCTACGAGACGCTGCCGGGTGTCGACGTCTCGTTCGACGACGTTCCGCAGCTCACCGGGAGCAACGGCATCGACAAGGAGATCTTCTACGAGATGGACTGCGACGTCCACCTGATGGACCCGAACTTCGTCGCTCGACTGGACGACAACTGGGACGACGACGATTTCGAGGAGATCGAGACCAACATCGGTCCGATCGTCGGCAACAGCATCCGCCGCCGCGACGAGGACTGGCACGACTACCGTTACTACGACCTCTACGAGGCATTCGAGATCATCGCGACGCTGTTCGACGAGCGCGAGCGGTACGAAGAACTCGAGGCCATCCACGACGAATTCCAGTCGACGCTCGAGGCCGACCTCCCGCCCGAAGACGAGCGCCCCGAGATCGGCCTCGTCTCGATCAACTCCGACTTCGAAACCGGCTCGTTCTACGTCTACCCGCTCGAGAAGGGGAACGGCCGCAAGCAGTACCAGGATCTGGGCGTCCACGACGCGATCGGGCCGCACCTTGACGCCTCCTACGGCGAGTGGGACTACGAACAGCTCCTCGAGGTCGATCCGGACGCGCTGGTGTTCTCCTACGGCTTCTCGCACGCGACGACCGAGCAGTTCGAGGAGCGGATGGACCAGATGCGCGACGACCCGACGGGATCGGAACTCGCCGCCGTCCGGAACGATCGCCTCTACCGCGGCGGCACCGCTTATCAGGGGCCGATCATCAACCTGCACCAGACCGAAATCGCCGCCAAGCAGTTCTATCCGGACGTCTTCGGCGCGTGGAACGGCCTCGAGACGCTCGAGAACGCCGACGAACAGTTGGTCGATCACCAGCGGATCGCCGACGTCGTGACCGGCGAGTTTTGA
- a CDS encoding DUF2270 domain-containing protein, with translation MSEGDSEFDPEAAEEREIGREMVDQSTGLGSVAAHLYRGEVHRAVDWRGRLDTTTNWAVTVMSAIVAYAFSGDVSHAVILAGVIVGTAFLFIEARRFQDYDIWRSRVRVLQENLFANALDPSAGVERAAWRKELSDDYRNPSPKISYRGAFSHRLRRVYLPLITAMLIGWLFHLWAFTPDEPFPESAALPGIDGTVIAVAVGLYYLTLLVLAVPLTSKERGESGSADHGDLEQ, from the coding sequence ATGAGCGAGGGCGACTCCGAGTTCGATCCCGAAGCGGCGGAAGAGCGCGAGATCGGCCGCGAGATGGTCGATCAGAGCACCGGGCTCGGGTCCGTCGCGGCCCACCTCTACAGAGGCGAAGTCCACCGCGCCGTCGACTGGCGGGGCCGCCTCGACACCACGACCAACTGGGCGGTGACGGTCATGTCGGCGATCGTCGCGTACGCCTTCTCGGGCGACGTGTCGCACGCGGTGATCCTCGCCGGCGTCATCGTGGGAACCGCGTTCCTCTTCATCGAGGCGCGCCGCTTCCAGGACTACGATATCTGGCGCTCGCGGGTCCGCGTGCTCCAGGAGAACCTCTTCGCCAACGCGCTCGATCCCTCCGCGGGCGTCGAGCGGGCGGCGTGGCGCAAGGAACTGAGCGACGACTACCGGAACCCCTCGCCCAAGATCAGCTACCGCGGTGCGTTCAGCCACCGGCTTCGCCGCGTCTACCTCCCGTTGATCACCGCGATGTTGATCGGCTGGCTTTTCCACCTCTGGGCGTTCACCCCGGACGAACCGTTTCCCGAAAGCGCCGCGCTCCCCGGCATCGACGGCACCGTCATCGCCGTCGCCGTTGGACTCTACTACCTCACGCTGCTCGTCCTCGCCGTCCCGCTCACCTCGAAGGAGCGCGGCGAATCCGGCAGCGCCGACCACGGCGACCTCGAGCAGTAG
- a CDS encoding DMT family transporter — MSRSYARVARLRRFCATYLFALAPLAAAVLWGGLYVVSMWGFESIPPVTLAFLRIVVGAAVLLLVVRVQYPRRQFARRDLLGFIALGAVITASMTTQFLGTALTTASQGSLITVLTPIFTILLGVTLLGERLTGRLVIGIVVALAGTVLVLTGQYDLSTLAGGATPTIGIGLLLIASATWALYTVRGKPLIDRYSALETATYSCAAAVPMTAPLVPLEVALTDASLRAIDPTPELVGAVLYLGLLGTAAAWYCWYKGMEYVDASVISAFFFAQPVVGGVLGATLLGESLGPRFVLGGLVMAAGVYVVSTAES, encoded by the coding sequence ATGAGTCGTTCGTACGCTCGAGTCGCTCGCCTGCGACGGTTCTGTGCGACGTATCTGTTCGCGCTGGCGCCGCTCGCCGCGGCGGTGCTGTGGGGCGGGCTCTACGTCGTCAGCATGTGGGGATTCGAATCGATTCCACCGGTGACGCTGGCGTTCCTCCGAATCGTCGTCGGCGCGGCGGTGCTGCTGCTCGTCGTCCGCGTGCAGTATCCGCGCCGACAGTTCGCGCGCCGGGACCTGCTCGGATTCATCGCTCTGGGGGCAGTCATCACGGCCTCGATGACGACCCAGTTCCTCGGGACCGCGTTGACGACGGCGAGCCAGGGATCGCTCATCACCGTGTTGACGCCGATCTTTACGATCCTGCTTGGCGTGACGCTGCTGGGCGAGCGCCTCACCGGCCGCCTCGTGATCGGTATCGTCGTCGCGCTAGCCGGAACGGTGCTCGTCCTGACCGGCCAGTACGACCTCTCGACGCTCGCCGGCGGAGCGACGCCGACCATCGGCATCGGCCTGCTCCTGATCGCGAGCGCGACGTGGGCCCTCTACACCGTCCGCGGGAAGCCGCTGATCGACCGCTACTCGGCCCTCGAGACGGCGACCTACTCCTGCGCCGCCGCGGTGCCGATGACCGCCCCGCTGGTGCCGCTCGAGGTCGCACTCACTGACGCGTCGCTGCGGGCGATCGACCCGACGCCGGAACTGGTCGGCGCGGTGTTGTACCTCGGGTTGCTCGGGACCGCCGCGGCGTGGTACTGCTGGTACAAGGGGATGGAGTACGTCGACGCTAGCGTCATCTCGGCGTTTTTCTTCGCACAGCCGGTCGTCGGCGGCGTCCTCGGCGCGACGCTGCTGGGCGAGTCCCTCGGGCCGCGGTTCGTGCTCGGCGGACTCGTGATGGCTGCGGGGGTCTACGTCGTCTCGACGGCCGAGTCGTAG
- a CDS encoding LolA family protein, whose product MTPRRFAALLGAIALLVALGGCAVSVPTSDGSTGTDADTGPEPDALFESAYVHADDLEDLEGIRTVEMTAGNDTVSERVRIEKRPYTDERSKVLEASDPSVIGDRYVSNASATWNYDPDAETAYYFEPAEPFDDAAIRSDRADMAAEQRELYDLEYAGTERIADREAHVLEIEPKNETVERDVSVLVGNTEFVVPLETAEVETDLGVIEWSLWIDSEYDYPLKERLVYEGANGERHELLMEYETVTFNAGLEDERFAFEPPANTTVEDW is encoded by the coding sequence ATGACACCTCGTCGCTTCGCCGCGCTTCTCGGGGCGATCGCGTTGCTCGTCGCGCTCGGGGGCTGTGCGGTCTCCGTACCGACGAGCGACGGGAGCACCGGGACCGACGCCGACACCGGTCCCGAGCCGGACGCGCTCTTCGAAAGCGCGTACGTCCACGCCGACGACCTCGAGGACCTCGAAGGGATCCGAACGGTCGAGATGACCGCCGGGAACGACACGGTCTCCGAGCGCGTCCGCATCGAAAAACGTCCATACACCGACGAGCGGAGCAAAGTGCTCGAGGCATCGGACCCGTCCGTGATCGGCGATCGCTACGTCTCCAACGCCTCGGCGACCTGGAACTACGATCCCGACGCGGAGACAGCCTACTACTTCGAACCGGCGGAGCCGTTCGACGACGCGGCGATCCGTTCGGATCGGGCCGACATGGCCGCCGAACAACGCGAGTTGTACGACCTCGAGTACGCGGGCACCGAGCGGATCGCGGACCGCGAAGCGCACGTCCTCGAGATCGAGCCGAAAAACGAGACGGTCGAGCGCGACGTCTCGGTGCTCGTCGGGAACACCGAGTTCGTCGTCCCGCTCGAGACGGCCGAAGTCGAAACTGACCTCGGCGTGATCGAGTGGTCGCTCTGGATCGATTCGGAGTACGACTACCCGCTGAAGGAGCGACTCGTCTACGAGGGCGCGAACGGCGAGCGCCACGAACTGCTTATGGAGTACGAGACGGTGACGTTCAACGCCGGCCTCGAGGACGAGCGGTTCGCGTTCGAGCCGCCGGCGAATACGACCGTCGAGGACTGGTGA
- a CDS encoding mechanosensitive ion channel family protein: protein MTGAIGSISASLLHVRPLQADPAGPVERALELVGLEDPALTSSIAGAIRFVLAFVVVWAVGRFVVLPLLRRALDRRGLDEHARNPLLMVTRFGLFFLAIAVAFGFGGFGNFLVSMAGIAAAGALAIGLAMQNVISNFVAGIFIYTDKPFRIGDWIEWDNGDYAGVVEDISLRVTRVRTFDNELLTVPNSVLTDDVIKNPVEGDKLRLKFVFGIGYDDDIERATEIIVDEAERHPDIADDPAPSVRLTELNDSDVGLQSRFWIEDPSRSDFVRIKGEYITAVKRRFDEEGIDIPYPVRTLDGDLSLNGADQSVVQPAE, encoded by the coding sequence ATGACTGGCGCCATCGGATCGATTTCCGCGTCACTTCTGCACGTTCGTCCGCTGCAGGCCGATCCCGCCGGCCCGGTCGAGCGCGCCCTCGAGCTGGTCGGGCTCGAGGATCCCGCGCTGACGAGCAGCATCGCGGGTGCGATTCGGTTCGTCCTCGCGTTCGTCGTCGTCTGGGCGGTCGGCCGCTTCGTCGTCCTGCCGCTCTTGCGGCGCGCCCTCGATCGGCGCGGCCTGGACGAACACGCGCGGAATCCGCTGTTGATGGTGACCCGATTCGGGCTGTTCTTCCTCGCGATCGCGGTCGCGTTCGGCTTCGGCGGGTTCGGTAACTTCCTCGTCTCGATGGCCGGCATCGCGGCGGCCGGCGCGCTGGCGATCGGGCTGGCGATGCAGAACGTGATCTCGAACTTCGTGGCGGGCATCTTCATCTACACGGACAAACCGTTCCGGATCGGCGACTGGATCGAGTGGGACAACGGCGACTACGCGGGCGTCGTCGAGGACATCAGCCTCCGCGTGACCCGCGTTCGCACCTTCGACAACGAACTGCTGACGGTGCCTAACTCGGTGCTGACCGACGACGTGATCAAGAACCCGGTCGAGGGCGACAAGCTGCGCCTGAAGTTCGTCTTCGGCATCGGATACGACGACGATATCGAACGGGCAACCGAGATCATCGTCGACGAGGCCGAACGCCACCCCGATATCGCGGACGATCCGGCGCCGAGCGTGCGGCTGACGGAACTCAACGACTCCGACGTCGGACTCCAGTCGCGGTTCTGGATCGAGGATCCCTCGCGGTCCGACTTCGTCCGCATCAAGGGCGAGTACATCACCGCCGTCAAGCGACGGTTCGACGAGGAAGGGATCGACATCCCCTACCCCGTCCGCACGCTCGATGGCGATCTGTCCCTGAACGGGGCCGATCAGAGCGTCGTGCAACCGGCCGAGTAA
- a CDS encoding YhbY family RNA-binding protein: MDQQELKKRAHDLDVTVWVGKSGIESVVDELDDQLSNTELVKVKFLRAARAGSSTDEKAADLAERVNADLVETRGHTAVLHR, translated from the coding sequence ATGGATCAACAAGAACTCAAAAAGCGTGCACACGACCTCGACGTGACCGTCTGGGTCGGCAAGAGCGGTATCGAATCGGTCGTCGACGAACTCGACGACCAGCTCTCGAACACGGAGCTGGTGAAGGTGAAGTTCCTGCGGGCCGCTCGCGCCGGCAGCTCGACCGACGAGAAGGCCGCCGATCTCGCCGAGCGAGTCAATGCCGACCTCGTCGAGACCCGCGGACACACGGCCGTGCTGCATCGATGA
- a CDS encoding ribonuclease P protein component 4: MSIAAERLERLHDLASAAAADGDDDRARYYVQLARRVAERNRLSLPKQFRRFTCDACDRYLRPGSNARSRLQDGHVVITCDCGAHARYPYEE; the protein is encoded by the coding sequence ATGAGCATCGCCGCCGAGCGACTCGAGCGCCTGCACGACCTCGCCAGCGCGGCGGCAGCGGACGGCGACGACGACCGGGCCCGCTACTACGTGCAGCTCGCCCGCCGCGTCGCGGAGCGAAACCGCCTCTCGCTTCCGAAGCAGTTCCGCCGGTTCACCTGCGACGCCTGCGACCGCTACCTGCGGCCGGGCTCGAACGCCCGCAGCAGGCTGCAGGACGGCCACGTCGTCATCACCTGCGACTGCGGCGCCCACGCGAGATATCCCTACGAGGAGTAA
- a CDS encoding ABC transporter substrate-binding protein, which translates to MTGSEVPDDDDGGRDGSRVSRRAMLAAAGTGAAVSTSGCIRRVRSIVNREDVDPLSLTITTLPADGDRESIQLAREIAAALETVGIDVSIEMRSNEEFLRAILINQEFDVYVGRHPGDTDPSYLYEALHSRYADERGWQNPFGYANLAFDEFLEAQRAAEGDDRQAAVQDTLEALAVEQPFVPLCVPDEYRLVRTDRFTGWGDGHPASQLGYLGLERGPALESADGAAGEAAAADGDEPTALRAAHVDARPSQNLNPLSAEYRNRGTIIDLLYDSLAVTPVSSTDFDGADLEDDDETSADTEDDGAASDTDEATPTTDLEPWLAADWEWDEAGETMTVELRENCRFHDDEPLTADDIRFTYRFLADTGLGELEVDAPSPLYQGRVDAVESVDRLDEYRLEITVDASRAVGERALTVPILPKHIWKPRAAAADVPGYRVALGTSEALVTNNVPPVGSGPYQFATRSEREHVTLERFNDHFTTRDAVTLPGATPDRIRFLIDPRSASAIERVETNEADITSTALESYVVDDLLADAEAGELPEDVTVLESKSWLFYHLGFNTRKAPFSNPRFRRCVAQVLDKQWFVETVFDGHARPIAAPVTEEWTPDSLRWGGEDPETPFLGTDGEIDVAAAREAFEAAGFSFDSEGRLRVRR; encoded by the coding sequence ATGACCGGATCCGAGGTACCCGACGACGATGACGGCGGACGCGACGGCAGCCGGGTCAGCCGCCGAGCGATGCTGGCGGCGGCCGGAACCGGCGCAGCGGTGTCGACCAGCGGCTGTATCCGCCGGGTCAGAAGTATCGTCAACCGGGAGGACGTCGACCCGCTGTCGCTGACGATCACCACCCTCCCCGCCGACGGCGACCGCGAGAGTATTCAACTCGCCCGCGAGATCGCCGCCGCCCTCGAGACCGTCGGCATCGACGTCTCGATCGAGATGCGCTCCAACGAGGAGTTCCTGCGCGCGATCCTGATCAACCAGGAGTTCGACGTCTACGTCGGCCGCCACCCCGGCGACACCGATCCGTCCTACCTCTACGAGGCGCTGCACTCCCGCTACGCCGACGAGCGCGGCTGGCAGAACCCCTTCGGGTACGCGAACCTGGCGTTCGACGAGTTCCTCGAGGCCCAGCGCGCGGCCGAGGGAGACGACCGGCAGGCAGCGGTTCAGGATACCCTCGAGGCGCTGGCCGTCGAGCAGCCGTTCGTGCCGCTGTGTGTTCCAGACGAGTATCGGCTGGTCCGAACGGACCGGTTTACCGGCTGGGGCGACGGCCACCCCGCGTCGCAGCTCGGCTACCTCGGGCTCGAACGCGGCCCTGCGCTCGAGTCGGCCGACGGGGCTGCTGGCGAGGCCGCGGCCGCGGACGGCGACGAGCCCACCGCGTTACGAGCGGCCCACGTCGACGCCCGGCCGTCGCAGAACCTGAACCCGCTCTCGGCGGAGTACCGGAACCGCGGAACGATCATCGATCTGCTGTACGATTCGCTCGCGGTTACTCCCGTCTCGAGCACCGACTTCGACGGCGCCGATCTCGAGGACGATGACGAAACCAGCGCCGATACGGAAGACGATGGAGCTGCGTCGGACACTGACGAAGCGACGCCGACCACCGACCTCGAGCCGTGGCTCGCCGCCGACTGGGAGTGGGACGAAGCCGGCGAGACGATGACGGTCGAACTGCGGGAGAACTGCCGCTTCCACGACGACGAACCGCTGACCGCCGACGACATCCGATTCACGTACCGGTTCCTCGCCGATACCGGCCTCGGGGAGCTCGAGGTCGACGCCCCGTCGCCGCTCTATCAGGGCCGCGTCGACGCCGTCGAATCCGTCGACCGACTCGACGAATACCGCCTCGAGATAACGGTCGACGCGAGTCGCGCCGTCGGCGAGCGCGCGCTGACGGTGCCGATTCTGCCGAAACACATCTGGAAGCCGCGGGCGGCGGCCGCTGACGTTCCCGGCTACCGCGTCGCGCTCGGTACCAGCGAAGCGCTGGTCACGAACAACGTCCCGCCGGTCGGCAGCGGTCCCTACCAGTTCGCGACTCGAAGCGAGCGCGAGCACGTCACGCTCGAGCGGTTCAACGATCACTTCACGACCCGCGACGCCGTCACCCTTCCCGGGGCGACTCCCGATCGGATTCGATTCCTGATCGATCCCCGAAGCGCGTCCGCCATCGAACGCGTCGAGACGAACGAAGCAGATATCACCAGCACCGCCCTCGAGAGCTACGTCGTCGACGACCTCCTCGCGGACGCGGAGGCGGGCGAGCTACCCGAGGACGTGACCGTCCTCGAGTCGAAGTCGTGGCTGTTCTACCACCTCGGATTCAACACGCGCAAGGCGCCGTTCAGCAACCCGCGTTTCCGGCGGTGTGTCGCGCAGGTGCTCGACAAGCAGTGGTTCGTCGAGACGGTGTTCGACGGCCACGCGCGGCCGATCGCCGCGCCGGTCACCGAGGAGTGGACGCCGGACAGCCTCCGCTGGGGCGGCGAGGATCCGGAGACGCCGTTTCTCGGAACCGACGGCGAGATCGACGTCGCTGCGGCCCGGGAGGCGTTCGAGGCTGCTGGGTTCAGCTTCGACAGCGAGGGCCGACTACGGGTGAGACGCTGA
- a CDS encoding phosphatase PAP2 family protein gives MLTQVLTQLVAVVTLMILIGIAVFVGRYRLRATIAEWRERVRAAAPVTAVLALVLLGSSDARLVGPELSWIIGWNLTGTIFDLEGQFILWLQTYETPAATAYFSFIYIYGYVFLLVFPVIAYFALSNTRPLRELLAAYTLNYALGLVCYIFVIAYGPRNMMPEVTALLYDTYPEYQHLTRQVNRNTNVFPSLHASLAGTVTLLAYRTRTIYPKWLVVALVLAISVAVSTMYLGIHWATDVVAGLGLAYVSVALARALVGRWSIYQWAADRFPDLRRSGGPDPAETEPESETTRTDRD, from the coding sequence ATGCTCACGCAAGTCCTGACGCAACTGGTCGCCGTCGTGACGCTCATGATCCTGATCGGGATCGCCGTCTTCGTCGGCCGGTACCGGCTCCGCGCTACGATCGCCGAGTGGCGCGAGCGGGTTCGCGCGGCCGCGCCGGTCACCGCCGTACTCGCGCTCGTCTTGCTCGGCAGCAGCGACGCCCGACTGGTCGGGCCCGAACTCTCGTGGATCATCGGCTGGAACCTGACCGGGACGATCTTCGACCTCGAGGGGCAGTTCATCCTCTGGCTGCAGACCTACGAGACGCCGGCGGCGACGGCGTACTTCTCGTTCATCTACATCTACGGCTACGTCTTCCTGCTGGTCTTCCCCGTTATCGCCTACTTCGCGCTCTCGAACACGCGGCCCCTTCGGGAGCTGCTGGCAGCCTACACGCTGAACTACGCGCTCGGGCTGGTGTGTTACATCTTCGTCATCGCCTACGGCCCCCGGAACATGATGCCCGAGGTTACGGCGCTGCTGTACGACACGTACCCGGAGTACCAGCACCTCACGCGGCAGGTTAACCGCAATACCAACGTGTTCCCCTCGCTGCACGCATCGCTCGCCGGTACGGTCACGTTACTGGCGTATCGCACGCGGACGATCTATCCGAAGTGGCTCGTCGTCGCCCTCGTCCTCGCGATTTCGGTCGCAGTCTCGACGATGTACCTGGGAATTCACTGGGCGACCGACGTCGTCGCCGGACTCGGACTGGCGTACGTCAGTGTCGCGCTGGCGCGAGCGCTGGTCGGTCGCTGGTCCATCTATCAGTGGGCCGCGGATCGATTCCCCGACCTTCGACGGAGCGGCGGTCCCGACCCTGCCGAAACCGAACCCGAATCGGAGACGACGCGTACCGACCGCGACTAA
- a CDS encoding prefoldin subunit beta, translating to MQGNLPPEAQEKIEQLQDLQETAQEVAVQKQEAETNLTEAENALDELENIDDDTTMYRNVGELLVETDYDEAQDDLEDKVDSLEIRLETLEKQEERVQDQFESLQEELEELLGGAGGMGGPAGPGGPGAGGA from the coding sequence ATGCAAGGCAATCTGCCGCCGGAGGCACAGGAGAAAATCGAACAGCTCCAGGACCTGCAGGAGACGGCTCAGGAAGTCGCCGTCCAGAAGCAGGAAGCCGAGACGAACCTCACCGAGGCCGAAAACGCCCTCGACGAACTCGAGAACATCGACGACGACACTACGATGTACCGAAACGTCGGCGAACTCCTCGTCGAGACCGACTACGACGAGGCCCAAGACGACCTCGAGGACAAGGTCGACTCCCTCGAGATCCGTCTCGAGACCCTCGAAAAGCAGGAAGAGCGCGTCCAGGATCAGTTCGAGAGCCTCCAGGAAGAGCTCGAGGAACTGCTCGGCGGCGCCGGCGGCATGGGCGGCCCAGCTGGCCCGGGCGGTCCGGGCGCCGGCGGCGCATAA
- a CDS encoding DUF3194 domain-containing protein has product MSSGEPTDDEVVQTASDAAEGYVFSQYKQSDVRDLDVTVTFEDGILEVDVYLNAPDEVDGPDPEQVADDAALTARQAVDELFEDAA; this is encoded by the coding sequence ATGTCGAGCGGCGAACCGACTGACGACGAGGTCGTGCAGACGGCCTCTGACGCTGCGGAAGGCTACGTCTTCTCGCAGTACAAGCAATCGGACGTGCGCGATCTCGACGTCACCGTGACCTTCGAGGACGGTATCCTCGAGGTCGACGTCTACCTGAACGCGCCCGACGAGGTGGACGGGCCCGACCCGGAACAGGTCGCCGACGACGCGGCGCTCACCGCGCGCCAGGCGGTCGACGAGTTGTTCGAGGACGCGGCCTGA